In Urechidicola croceus, a single window of DNA contains:
- the metK gene encoding methionine adenosyltransferase yields the protein MSYLFTSESVSEGHPDKVADQISDALIDNFLAFDPSSKVACETLVTTGQVVLAGEVHSKTYLDVQKIARDVINKIGYTKGEYMFDGNSCGVFSAIHEQSQDINQGVDRGNYEEQGAGDQGMMFGYATKETENYMPLALDLSHRLLIELAELRRECKDIPYLRPDAKSQVTIEYSDDNVPQRIDTIVISTQHDEFDEDEAMLAKIKSDIISILIPRVIAKLPKKIQILFNNDITYHINPTGKFVIGGPHGDTGLTGRKIIVDTYGGKGAHGGGAFSGKDPSKVDRSAAYASRHIAKNLVAAGLCDEVLVQVSYAIGVAKPTSINVETYGTSKVNLTDGEISKIVEKLFDMRPAAIEKRLKLRNPIYSETAAYGHMGRTPEIKIVRFESPDGSVVEQEIETFTWEKLDYIEKVKTAFNI from the coding sequence ATGTCATATTTATTTACATCAGAATCAGTATCCGAAGGGCATCCTGATAAAGTAGCCGACCAAATCTCAGATGCATTAATTGATAACTTTTTAGCATTTGACCCTAGTTCAAAAGTAGCCTGTGAAACATTGGTTACTACAGGACAAGTTGTCCTTGCTGGAGAAGTACATTCTAAAACATATCTTGATGTTCAAAAAATTGCAAGAGATGTAATTAATAAAATAGGTTATACCAAAGGAGAATACATGTTTGATGGAAATTCATGTGGTGTTTTCAGTGCAATTCATGAACAATCTCAAGATATTAATCAAGGTGTTGATCGTGGAAACTATGAAGAACAAGGAGCAGGTGATCAAGGAATGATGTTCGGTTATGCAACCAAAGAAACCGAAAACTATATGCCATTGGCATTAGATTTAAGTCATCGTTTATTAATCGAATTAGCAGAATTAAGAAGAGAGTGTAAAGACATTCCTTACTTAAGACCAGACGCGAAGAGTCAAGTTACGATTGAATATTCAGACGACAATGTTCCTCAACGAATTGATACGATTGTAATTTCAACGCAACACGATGAATTTGATGAAGATGAGGCAATGCTTGCCAAAATTAAAAGTGATATTATTTCAATTTTAATACCAAGAGTTATTGCAAAACTTCCTAAGAAAATTCAAATTTTATTCAATAATGATATTACGTATCACATCAATCCAACTGGAAAATTCGTTATTGGAGGGCCTCATGGAGATACAGGATTGACTGGTCGTAAAATTATTGTTGATACCTATGGAGGAAAAGGTGCTCATGGAGGTGGTGCTTTCTCAGGAAAAGATCCTAGTAAAGTAGATCGAAGTGCTGCATATGCTTCACGTCATATTGCTAAAAATTTAGTAGCAGCTGGACTTTGTGATGAAGTTTTAGTACAGGTTTCTTATGCAATTGGAGTAGCAAAACCAACTTCAATCAACGTTGAAACTTATGGTACTTCAAAAGTAAATTTAACCGATGGTGAAATCTCTAAAATAGTTGAAAAACTATTTGATATGCGACCTGCAGCAATAGAAAAGCGTTTAAAATTACGTAACCCTATTTATTCTGAAACTGCAGCTTATGGACACATGGGACGTACACCAGAAATTAAAATAGTTCGTTTTGAATCTCCAGACGGAAGTGTTGTTGAACAAGAAATTGAAACATTCACTTGGGAAAAACTAGATTATATTGAAAAAGTAAAAACTGCTTTTAATATCTAA
- a CDS encoding alpha/beta fold hydrolase has protein sequence MVDILQHITIQNFKTETGFESPIIDLTYQVFGKPLHTAPIVLVNHAFTGNSEVAGNDGWWKGIIGVGKLIDLNKYTVLSFDIPGNGYDENPDKLIKNYKDFNSRDIAKIFGLGLEKLNVDKVHSAIGPSLGGGIAWEMVILFPDLIDHLVALGSDWKTSDWIIGHNLVQEQILNNSTKPLHDARLMAMLFYRTAISFKHRFNRSVNEEKGIFNAESWLLHHGDKIEERFNLTSYQLMNQLLTTIDITRGRGDFREVAKGIKAKITQVVIDTDIFFLPYENYETAEMLDELGVENSIMEIKSIYGHDGFLIEFDQLEELLKDIY, from the coding sequence TTGGTAGATATTTTACAACATATTACAATACAAAATTTCAAAACAGAAACTGGTTTTGAATCTCCTATAATTGATTTGACCTATCAAGTCTTTGGAAAACCTTTACATACTGCACCTATAGTTTTGGTAAACCATGCTTTTACTGGTAATTCTGAAGTTGCTGGAAATGATGGATGGTGGAAAGGAATTATTGGAGTAGGAAAGTTGATTGATTTGAATAAATATACTGTTTTGTCTTTTGATATTCCAGGAAATGGATACGACGAGAATCCTGATAAATTAATCAAAAATTATAAAGATTTTAACTCAAGAGATATTGCCAAAATATTTGGCTTAGGTTTGGAAAAATTAAATGTTGATAAAGTTCATTCTGCAATTGGCCCATCTTTGGGAGGGGGAATTGCATGGGAAATGGTAATTTTATTTCCAGACTTGATAGACCATTTAGTTGCTTTAGGATCTGATTGGAAAACTTCGGATTGGATAATTGGACACAATTTAGTTCAAGAGCAAATTTTAAACAATTCTACAAAACCATTACATGATGCCAGATTGATGGCAATGCTTTTTTATAGAACTGCTATTTCATTTAAACACCGTTTTAATAGAAGTGTAAATGAGGAAAAAGGGATTTTTAATGCTGAAAGTTGGTTGTTACACCATGGAGATAAAATTGAAGAGCGTTTCAATTTAACTTCATATCAATTAATGAATCAGTTATTAACAACAATAGATATAACTAGAGGTAGAGGAGATTTTAGAGAAGTTGCTAAAGGTATTAAAGCAAAAATAACACAAGTAGTTATTGATACTGATATCTTTTTTCTGCCTTATGAAAATTATGAAACGGCTGAAATGTTAGATGAACTTGGTGTAGAAAATTCGATTATGGAAATCAAGTCGATTTATGGTCATGACGGATTTTTAATCGAGTTTGATCAGTTGGAAGAATTATTAAAGGATATATATTAA
- a CDS encoding 2Fe-2S iron-sulfur cluster-binding family protein encodes MSDVNIKITDREGVVHDIQAPTDMAMNIMEVVRAYELAPEGTIGICGGMAMCASCQCYVLSDHELPEMGIDEDMMLAEAFYVEDNSRLGCQIAITPELEGLEIELAPESES; translated from the coding sequence ATGTCAGACGTTAATATAAAAATTACTGATAGAGAAGGAGTAGTTCACGATATTCAAGCGCCAACAGATATGGCAATGAATATCATGGAGGTTGTTCGAGCATACGAATTGGCACCTGAAGGTACAATTGGTATTTGTGGAGGAATGGCCATGTGTGCTTCATGTCAATGCTATGTATTATCAGATCATGAATTGCCAGAAATGGGAATTGATGAAGATATGATGTTAGCAGAAGCATTTTATGTCGAAGATAATAGCCGTTTGGGATGCCAAATTGCGATTACCCCAGAACTTGAAGGATTAGAAATTGAACTCGCTCCGGAATCGGAAAGTTAA
- a CDS encoding HEPN domain-containing protein has translation MQSFRTELENEVVEQDIIDLANKIELFKTGKIDEERFRSLRLARGVYGQRQFGVQMIRIKIPFGKMSSEQLHRICEVSDEYSRGRLHITTRQDIQIHHVSLDRTPELWAELEKDEITLREACGNVVRNVTASETAGIDPDEPFDVSPYADAMFKFFLRNPICQEMGRKFKISFSSSDSDTGLSYMHDLGFIAKIQNGVRGFKILAGGGLGSQPRHGDVLYDFIETDKIIPVMESVLRVFDRYGERKSRAKARMKFLLKDIGLEAFVELLNTERLALSHQSKAIDTSSFDGEIVANDIEVPAVTIDDEKAYNAWRTSNVIKQKQEGLFAIGIKVLLGDFYTPEARKLADLIKKYAGNEIRLSLRQNILIKHVREDLLPFFYVELNKLGFTDLGYNSAQDITACPGTDTCNLGIASSTGIADKLESVLKTEYPQYINNKDITIKISGCMNACGQHNMSEIGFQGMTIRTKDKQVAPALQVLLGGGNLGNGEGRFSDKVIKIPSKRGDDALRYLLNDYQDNSQNGERFLNYYDRNGQMYFYELLKPLADIENLTPEDFVDWGEEKKYIKAIGVGECAGVVIDLIATLLLESEEKIENGQGALEAKQWSDSIYYVYTSMINTAKALLLSEDKKTNTHAGIIKDFDEHFVMTNVIDLPTSFSTFVYQINKNEPSEAFAKKYLEDAKSFLGKVDAYRTKELNTVD, from the coding sequence ATGCAAAGTTTCAGAACAGAATTAGAAAATGAGGTAGTAGAACAAGATATTATCGATTTAGCAAATAAAATTGAACTTTTCAAAACAGGAAAGATTGATGAAGAGCGTTTTAGAAGTTTACGATTGGCTCGTGGAGTTTATGGTCAACGTCAATTTGGTGTACAGATGATTCGTATCAAAATTCCATTTGGAAAAATGTCTAGTGAGCAATTACACCGAATTTGTGAAGTTTCTGATGAATATTCACGAGGTAGATTGCATATCACAACACGTCAAGATATTCAAATTCATCATGTAAGTTTAGATAGAACTCCAGAGTTATGGGCCGAATTAGAAAAAGATGAAATTACTCTGCGTGAGGCTTGTGGAAATGTGGTAAGAAATGTTACTGCTTCTGAAACAGCAGGAATAGATCCTGACGAACCATTTGATGTTTCTCCATATGCAGATGCAATGTTTAAGTTCTTTTTACGTAACCCAATTTGTCAAGAAATGGGACGTAAATTCAAAATTTCTTTTTCTTCTTCTGATTCAGATACTGGCTTGAGTTATATGCATGATTTAGGTTTTATTGCGAAGATTCAAAATGGAGTTCGTGGTTTTAAAATACTTGCAGGCGGAGGTTTAGGTTCGCAACCACGTCACGGAGATGTATTGTATGATTTTATTGAAACTGATAAAATTATTCCAGTTATGGAAAGTGTTTTACGTGTTTTTGATAGATACGGAGAACGTAAAAGTCGTGCAAAAGCACGCATGAAATTTTTACTAAAAGATATTGGTTTAGAAGCGTTTGTAGAATTGTTAAATACAGAGCGTTTAGCATTGTCACATCAGTCAAAAGCAATCGATACTTCTAGTTTTGATGGAGAAATTGTTGCAAATGATATTGAAGTTCCTGCAGTAACAATCGATGATGAAAAAGCATACAATGCTTGGAGAACTTCCAATGTTATTAAGCAAAAACAAGAAGGCTTATTTGCCATTGGAATTAAAGTTTTATTAGGAGATTTTTATACGCCTGAAGCAAGAAAATTAGCAGATTTAATTAAGAAATATGCAGGAAATGAAATTCGTTTAAGCCTTCGACAAAATATATTAATAAAGCATGTAAGAGAGGATTTATTGCCATTCTTTTATGTAGAATTAAACAAATTAGGATTTACGGATTTAGGATATAATTCGGCTCAAGATATTACTGCTTGTCCAGGAACTGATACATGTAATCTTGGAATTGCAAGTAGTACAGGAATTGCAGATAAATTGGAGAGTGTATTAAAAACAGAATATCCTCAGTATATAAATAATAAAGATATTACCATAAAAATAAGTGGTTGTATGAATGCTTGTGGACAACACAATATGTCTGAAATTGGTTTTCAAGGGATGACAATTCGTACCAAAGACAAGCAAGTTGCTCCAGCATTACAAGTGTTATTAGGTGGAGGTAATCTTGGAAATGGTGAAGGGCGTTTTTCTGATAAAGTAATCAAAATACCAAGTAAAAGAGGGGATGATGCCTTAAGATATTTGTTAAATGATTATCAAGATAATTCGCAAAACGGTGAGCGTTTCTTAAATTATTATGATAGAAATGGGCAAATGTATTTCTATGAATTGTTAAAGCCATTGGCAGATATTGAAAACCTAACACCAGAAGATTTTGTTGATTGGGGAGAAGAAAAGAAATATATAAAAGCAATTGGTGTAGGTGAATGTGCAGGTGTTGTTATTGATTTAATTGCTACTCTATTGTTAGAAAGTGAAGAAAAAATTGAAAATGGGCAAGGTGCTTTAGAAGCAAAACAGTGGTCAGATAGTATTTATTATGTGTATACTTCAATGATTAATACTGCGAAAGCATTATTGTTATCAGAAGATAAGAAAACAAATACACATGCTGGAATTATAAAAGATTTTGATGAACATTTTGTTATGACAAATGTCATAGACTTACCAACTAGTTTTAGTACTTTTGTGTATCAAATTAACAAGAATGAGCCTTCAGAGGCTTTTGCAAAGAAATATTTAGAAGATGCAAAATCATTCTTAGGTAAAGTTGATGCTTACAGAACCAAAGAATTGAATACGGTAGATTAA
- a CDS encoding deoxynucleoside kinase, with protein sequence MHVAIAGNIGAGKTTLTKLLAKHYRWEPHFESVDENPYLDDFYGEMERWSFNLQVFFLNSRFRQVLELRKSGKNIIQDRTIYEDSSIFAPNLHAMGLMTNRDFSNYSSLFELMENLVTPPDLLIYLRASIETLVGQIHKRGRDYENSISIDYLSRLNERYEAWITKYNKGKLLIIDVDNLNFVDNQEDLSSIIERIDAQINGLF encoded by the coding sequence ATGCACGTAGCGATTGCCGGAAATATCGGAGCGGGAAAAACGACTCTTACCAAACTTTTAGCGAAACATTATCGTTGGGAACCACACTTTGAATCAGTTGATGAAAATCCATATTTAGATGATTTTTATGGAGAAATGGAACGTTGGTCTTTTAACTTACAGGTGTTTTTCTTAAACAGTAGATTTCGTCAAGTTCTTGAATTGAGAAAGAGTGGAAAAAACATTATTCAAGATAGAACGATTTATGAGGATTCGAGTATTTTTGCGCCAAATTTACACGCAATGGGGTTAATGACCAATCGTGATTTTAGCAATTATTCTTCATTATTTGAATTAATGGAAAATTTAGTTACTCCTCCCGATTTATTAATTTATTTACGAGCTAGTATTGAAACTTTAGTTGGTCAAATTCACAAACGTGGACGTGATTATGAAAATTCTATTTCAATTGATTACTTAAGTCGTTTAAATGAACGTTATGAAGCATGGATTACAAAATATAATAAAGGGAAACTTCTTATTATTGATGTTGACAACCTTAATTTTGTAGATAATCAAGAAGATTTATCATCGATTATAGAAAGGATTGATGCTCAAATAAATGGATTATTTTAA
- a CDS encoding DM13 domain-containing protein — MDSKMRKFGLSLFLVIFIIFGCSSNDNTIEVVNTISEDEQMEIVDSVTLNGSFVSDAHPTSGEAIANLDEATLSFLNFKTDDGPKLLVYLTTDLNATNFVSLGDLQGIEGDFTYNIPSNTDLSINKYVMIWCVDFSVSFGHAELN; from the coding sequence ATGGATAGTAAGATGAGAAAATTTGGTTTAAGTTTATTTTTAGTAATATTTATAATTTTTGGCTGTTCGTCAAATGATAATACTATTGAAGTAGTAAATACAATTTCAGAAGACGAGCAAATGGAAATAGTAGACTCCGTAACTTTAAACGGAAGTTTTGTTTCGGATGCACACCCTACTTCTGGAGAAGCAATAGCTAATTTGGATGAAGCAACTTTATCTTTTTTAAATTTTAAGACAGATGATGGACCAAAGTTGTTGGTCTATTTAACCACAGATTTAAACGCTACTAATTTTGTTAGTTTGGGAGATTTACAAGGAATAGAGGGAGATTTTACATATAATATTCCATCCAATACAGATTTGTCAATAAATAAATATGTTATGATTTGGTGTGTAGATTTTTCAGTAAGTTTTGGTCATGCAGAATTAAACTAA
- a CDS encoding trans-sulfuration enzyme family protein, whose protein sequence is MSKHNFETDAIRNQTERTQFSEHSTPLYLTSGFTFDDAEDMRASFAEEKPKNLYSRFSNPNTSEFVAKVVAMEGAEDGFAFATGMAAVFSTFGALLSSGDHIVSCRSVFGSTHALFTKYFPKWNIETSYFNINNPETIEGLIQPNTKILYAETPTNPGIDVIDLELLGQIAKKHNILLVIDNCFATPYIQQPIKFGADLVIHSATKLMDGQGRVLGGITVGSKELIREIYLFSRNTGPAMSPFNAWVLSKSLETLAIRVDRHCENALKVAEYLENHSSINWVKYPFLKSHPKYDVAKKQMKLGGSIIAFEVKGGIDGGRNFFNNIKMCSLSANLGDTRTIVTHPASTTHSKLSVEDRLEVGITDGSVRISVGLENTEDIIADLKQALES, encoded by the coding sequence ATGAGTAAGCATAATTTCGAAACAGACGCAATCAGAAATCAAACAGAGAGAACACAATTTTCTGAACATTCAACACCATTGTACCTGACATCAGGATTTACATTTGATGATGCTGAAGATATGCGTGCTTCATTTGCAGAAGAGAAACCTAAAAATTTATACAGTCGTTTTTCAAATCCTAATACATCTGAATTTGTTGCAAAAGTTGTTGCAATGGAAGGTGCTGAAGATGGTTTTGCTTTTGCAACTGGTATGGCTGCAGTATTTTCAACTTTTGGTGCGCTGTTGAGTAGTGGAGATCATATCGTATCTTGTCGATCTGTTTTTGGGTCTACGCATGCATTGTTTACGAAGTATTTTCCAAAATGGAATATTGAAACATCCTATTTTAATATAAATAATCCAGAAACTATTGAAGGGTTGATTCAACCAAATACTAAGATTTTATATGCGGAAACACCGACCAATCCTGGAATTGATGTTATAGATTTAGAATTATTGGGTCAAATAGCGAAAAAGCATAATATTTTATTAGTTATTGATAACTGTTTTGCAACGCCATATATTCAACAACCAATAAAATTTGGAGCAGACTTAGTTATACATTCTGCAACCAAATTAATGGATGGTCAAGGACGTGTACTTGGTGGAATAACTGTTGGAAGTAAAGAATTAATTCGTGAGATATACTTGTTCTCTCGTAATACCGGACCAGCAATGTCTCCATTCAATGCTTGGGTATTGTCTAAAAGTTTAGAAACATTGGCAATTAGAGTAGATAGGCATTGTGAAAACGCATTAAAAGTTGCAGAATATTTAGAAAATCATTCAAGTATAAATTGGGTGAAATATCCATTTTTAAAATCTCATCCTAAATATGATGTAGCAAAAAAGCAGATGAAATTAGGAGGGAGTATTATTGCATTTGAAGTAAAAGGAGGAATTGATGGAGGACGTAATTTTTTTAATAATATTAAGATGTGTTCACTGTCTGCTAATCTTGGTGATACAAGAACTATTGTCACACATCCAGCATCAACAACACATAGTAAATTATCTGTTGAAGATAGACTAGAAGTTGGGATTACTGATGGCTCAGTAAGAATTTCAGTAGGACTAGAAAATACTGAAGATATAATTGCTGATTTAAAACAGGCTTTAGAAAGTTAG
- a CDS encoding NAD(P)/FAD-dependent oxidoreductase, with translation MIKTDILIIGAGPVGMFAVFEAGLLKLHCHLIDALAQPGGQCSEIYPKKPIYDIPGYPEVLAGELIDNLAEQIKPFEPGYTLGERAETIEKLEDGTFLVTTNKGTEHNAPVIFIAGGLGSFEPRKPPIPGIANYEDNGVEYIIRDPEVYRDKRVVIAGGGDSALDWSIFLADVASEVSLVHRRNEFRGALDSVEKVAELAKLGKINMITDAEVKEIHGNGKVESLGIKHKTDGDFVKETDHFIPLFGLSPKLGPIGDWGLEIVKNAIVVNNALDYQTNIPGVFAIGDVNTYPGKLKLILCGFHEATIAVQYAYNIINPGKRYVMKYTTVNGVTGFDGETKKAEAAVVKSIG, from the coding sequence ATGATTAAAACAGATATACTAATAATTGGAGCCGGACCAGTAGGAATGTTCGCTGTTTTTGAAGCAGGATTATTAAAATTGCATTGTCATTTAATTGATGCATTAGCACAACCAGGAGGACAATGTTCAGAGATTTACCCTAAAAAACCAATCTACGATATTCCAGGATATCCAGAAGTATTGGCAGGAGAATTAATAGACAATTTAGCAGAACAAATTAAACCGTTTGAACCTGGATACACACTTGGCGAACGTGCAGAAACTATTGAAAAATTAGAAGATGGAACTTTCTTAGTAACAACGAATAAAGGTACTGAGCACAACGCTCCAGTAATTTTCATTGCAGGAGGTTTAGGTTCATTTGAACCTAGAAAGCCACCTATTCCGGGAATTGCAAATTATGAAGATAATGGAGTTGAGTATATCATTCGAGATCCAGAAGTTTATAGAGATAAAAGAGTTGTAATTGCAGGTGGAGGAGATTCAGCCTTAGATTGGTCAATCTTTTTAGCAGATGTTGCAAGTGAAGTTTCATTAGTGCATAGACGTAACGAATTTAGAGGAGCATTAGATTCTGTTGAAAAAGTTGCTGAATTGGCAAAATTGGGTAAAATCAATATGATTACCGATGCTGAAGTCAAAGAAATTCACGGAAATGGAAAAGTAGAATCTTTAGGGATTAAGCATAAAACAGATGGTGATTTTGTAAAAGAAACTGACCACTTTATTCCTTTATTCGGATTGTCGCCAAAATTGGGACCAATAGGAGATTGGGGGTTAGAAATTGTGAAAAATGCTATTGTTGTTAATAATGCTTTAGATTATCAAACGAATATTCCAGGTGTTTTCGCTATAGGCGATGTGAATACGTATCCAGGGAAATTAAAATTGATCCTTTGTGGTTTCCATGAAGCAACAATTGCAGTGCAATATGCTTACAATATTATTAATCCTGGAAAAAGATATGTAATGAAATATACTACGGTAAATGGAGTTACAGGATTTGATGGAGAAACCAAAAAAGCTGAAGCAGCAGTTGTAAAAAGTATTGGATAA
- a CDS encoding phosphoadenosine phosphosulfate reductase domain-containing protein, with protein MSLNLDKQEVERINDSLREKSPIEIIEWAISIAQNPVVTTNFRPYEVAILNAVSEVKNDIKVVWCDTGYNTPNTYKHASELIEKLNLNIHLYVPKQTVGFRNITLGIPQIEDPNHKLFTEQVKLEPFRRAMEEHKPDVWFTNLRKGQTAFRNSIDIVSISTDGIIKVSPFYNWSDKELDVYLEENNLPNEFKYFDPTKVLENRECGLHA; from the coding sequence ATGAGTTTAAATTTAGATAAGCAAGAAGTAGAAAGAATCAATGATTCTTTAAGAGAAAAATCGCCAATTGAGATTATTGAATGGGCAATTTCAATTGCACAAAATCCAGTAGTTACAACAAATTTTAGACCTTATGAGGTTGCTATTTTAAATGCGGTTTCAGAAGTGAAAAACGATATTAAAGTTGTGTGGTGTGATACAGGATACAATACACCTAATACTTATAAACATGCTAGTGAATTGATTGAAAAATTGAATTTAAATATTCACTTATATGTGCCAAAACAAACTGTTGGCTTTAGAAATATAACGTTGGGAATTCCTCAAATTGAAGATCCAAATCATAAATTGTTTACAGAACAAGTTAAGTTAGAGCCATTCAGAAGAGCAATGGAAGAACATAAACCTGATGTGTGGTTTACAAATTTACGTAAAGGGCAAACTGCTTTTAGAAACAGTATTGATATTGTTTCTATAAGTACTGATGGAATTATTAAGGTAAGTCCATTTTATAATTGGTCCGATAAAGAACTAGATGTTTATTTAGAAGAAAATAATCTTCCAAATGAATTCAAATATTTCGATCCAACAAAAGTTTTAGAAAATCGTGAGTGTGGTTTACACGCTTAA
- a CDS encoding precorrin-2 dehydrogenase/sirohydrochlorin ferrochelatase family protein, with protein sequence MKNELYPIFVKVAELNVLIVGGGNVGLEKSFFMLKSSPNARIEIVSLDFHEDLIALAKKHEKNVTLTQRAYGTDLLEKRHLVIACTDNIEVNKQVYYECKERFTLVNIADTPQYCDYYLGGIVTKGNVKVAISTNGKSPTMAKRLRQLFEEVLPEDMDEVVQNLNEYRKTLKGDFEYKVDQMNEITKTFIEKK encoded by the coding sequence ATGAAAAATGAATTATATCCAATATTTGTAAAAGTTGCAGAACTTAATGTTCTAATAGTTGGCGGAGGAAATGTTGGTTTAGAAAAATCATTTTTTATGTTGAAATCAAGCCCTAATGCTCGTATTGAAATAGTTTCACTCGATTTTCATGAAGATTTAATTGCTTTGGCAAAAAAGCATGAGAAAAATGTGACATTAACTCAAAGAGCCTATGGAACCGATTTGTTAGAAAAAAGACATTTAGTAATCGCTTGTACCGATAATATTGAGGTAAACAAGCAAGTATATTATGAGTGTAAAGAAAGATTTACATTGGTTAATATTGCAGATACACCACAATATTGTGATTATTATTTAGGAGGGATTGTTACCAAAGGAAATGTAAAGGTTGCAATTTCTACAAACGGAAAGTCTCCAACAATGGCAAAACGCTTACGTCAATTATTTGAAGAAGTATTGCCTGAGGATATGGACGAAGTGGTACAAAATTTGAATGAATATAGAAAAACATTAAAGGGAGACTTTGAATACAAGGTTGACCAAATGAATGAAATAACTAAAACTTTTATAGAAAAAAAGTAA
- a CDS encoding RrF2 family transcriptional regulator, whose protein sequence is MLSKKTKYGLKALAYLAKREDKTPVQISEISKSENISQKFLESILLTLRKSGILGSKKGKGGGYYLLKDPADVPMTDIIRVLEGPIAMLPCVSLNFYEKCDDCPDEHTCSVHKLMIQVRDSTLLIFRNTTLADLTI, encoded by the coding sequence ATGCTTTCAAAAAAGACAAAATACGGGTTAAAAGCACTTGCTTATTTAGCAAAGCGTGAAGACAAAACTCCTGTTCAGATTTCTGAAATTTCGAAAAGTGAAAACATTTCACAGAAATTTTTAGAAAGTATTCTTCTTACCTTAAGAAAATCTGGAATTTTAGGTTCCAAAAAAGGTAAAGGAGGAGGTTATTATCTATTGAAAGATCCTGCAGATGTTCCTATGACTGATATAATTCGTGTTTTAGAAGGACCAATCGCTATGTTACCTTGTGTTAGTCTAAATTTTTATGAAAAATGTGATGACTGTCCCGATGAACACACTTGTAGTGTTCATAAATTAATGATTCAAGTAAGAGATAGTACACTACTAATTTTTAGAAATACGACACTTGCAGATCTAACAATTTAA